One segment of Carya illinoinensis cultivar Pawnee chromosome 1, C.illinoinensisPawnee_v1, whole genome shotgun sequence DNA contains the following:
- the LOC122300424 gene encoding transcriptional regulator SUPERMAN-like, with protein MESGKQGGSETSSEENDGLEQVKDDMGNRRFYECTFCKQGFTNAQALGGHMNIHRKDRAKAKQRACPSFSNKSNEDYDDIRPRYISQVSTEPANYFPVFEAQRNYHTHFQPSASDTRHPQASAFRRQSDHVVASRSQSWSTNQELLLADLSLQIGPMHVVDDGMKRAVNKADEVDLELRLGHDPY; from the coding sequence ATGGAATCCGGAAAACAAGGAGGCTCGGAAACTTCAAGCGAAGAGAATGATGGGCTAGAACAAGTCAAAGACGACATGGGCAACAGACGCTTTTACGAATGCACATTCTGCAAGCAGGGCTTCACCAACGCGCAAGCCTTGGGAGGGCATATGAACATCCACCGCAAAGATCGAGCAAAGGCCAAGCAACGCGCATGCCCTTCGTTTTCAAATAAGTCGAACGAGGACTACGACGACATCCGTCCTAGATATATTTCACAGGTTTCAACCGAACCAGCAAATTACTTTCCAGTTTTTGAGGCGCAAAGGAATTATCATACGCACTTTCAACCGTCTGCATCAGACACTAGACACCCACAAGCTAGTGCTTTCCGACGTCAGAGCGATCATGTGGTCGCGTCGAGGTCCCAGTCTTGGAGTACGAACCAGGAACTTTTGCTTGCAGATTTGAGCCTCCAAATTGGCCCCATGCATGTGGTGGatgatggaatgaagagggctGTTAACAAAGCCGATGAAGTGGATTTGGAGCTTCGACTAGGTCACGATCCATATTGA
- the LOC122303107 gene encoding transcriptional regulator SUPERMAN-like: MERNSLTNSLKDQTIDNRAIKDCIIDNKNMPKDSANCDSQSYGDDYVNGFSWPPRSYTCSFCKREFKSAQALGGHMNVHRRDRARLRQSPPRDGHYPFLNLNCNPTSKFSPSSSSSLSSPSTRLTPFAFPLPSFISPTLSPLTSPSSASPNEVQKWGLVGSLFDSLSPKSMDLAKLLKGEKSFDGGEEFDGFKERGGRKIFKKHEIARLDLEVDLVGDSKEDIDLELRLGNS; encoded by the coding sequence ATGGAGAGGAACAGCTTGACCAACAGTTTGAAAGACCAGACTATTGATAATAGAGCCATTAAGGACTGTATAATCGACAATAAGAACATGCCTAAAGATTCAGCGAATTGTGATAGCCAAAGCTATGGGGATGATTATGTTAATGGGTTTTCATGGCCCCCACGATCTTACACATGTAGCTTCTGCAAAAGGGAATTCAAATCTGCTCAAGCTCTGGGTGGCCATATGAATGTCCATAGGAGAGACAGAGCCAGGTTGAGACAGTCACCCCCAAGGGACGGTCACTACCCTTTTCTCAACCTTAACTGTAACCCTACCTCAAAGTTCTCACCCTCATCATCCTCGTCATTATCATCCCCTTCAACAAGGCTCACACCATTTGCTTTCCCGTTACCTTCTTTCATTTCTCCCACACTTTCGCCATTAACTTCACCATCTTCTGCTTCTCCGAATGAAGTGCAAAAGTGGGGTTTGGTTGGTAGCCTATTTGATTCTTTGAGTCCGAAAAGCATGGATTTAGCTAAACTACTGAAGGGTGAAAAATCATTTGATGGGGGCGAAGAATTTGATGGTTTCAAGGAAAGAGGCGGCCGCAAGATTTTCAAGAAGCATGAGATTGCCAGGTTAGACTTGGAAGTCGATCTTGTCGGCGACTCAAAGGAGGATATAGATTTGGAACTTCGATTGGGAAACTCTTAG